From candidate division WOR-3 bacterium, the proteins below share one genomic window:
- a CDS encoding VOC family protein, with translation MESKLLEHVKCFLTVLYVSDQKRSAEFYKNIFRKEPDLDVPGMTEFDVFENLRLGIMPNDGIASILKEKTLHPSKGNGIPRCELYLYVEDLEFEYENAKKTGAVEISPIEKRNWGDRTCYFSDPDGHVLAFAEKIHSSKT, from the coding sequence ATGGAGAGTAAATTGCTTGAACATGTAAAGTGTTTCCTAACAGTGCTTTATGTCAGTGATCAGAAAAGGAGCGCTGAATTTTACAAAAATATTTTCAGGAAGGAACCTGATCTTGATGTCCCGGGGATGACAGAATTCGATGTCTTTGAAAACTTAAGATTAGGCATTATGCCAAATGACGGTATTGCGTCTATATTAAAAGAAAAAACTCTTCATCCGTCAAAAGGAAACGGTATTCCGAGGTGCGAATTATACCTATATGTCGAAGATCTTGAATTTGAATACGAAAACGCCAAAAAAACAGGAGCTGTAGAGATTAGCCCGATAGAGAAAAGAAACTGGGGTGACAGAACTTGTTACTTTTCGGATCCGGACGGTCATGTTTTGGCTTTCGCAGAGAAAATTCACAGTTCAAAGACTTGA